Proteins from a single region of Macaca fascicularis isolate 582-1 chromosome 17, T2T-MFA8v1.1:
- the F7 gene encoding coagulation factor VII isoform X1, whose protein sequence is MRNVNRQRQRCRDFIMVSRALGLLCLLLGLQGCLAAATFLPQAGSLRPQEEKTQDLLWKPGPHRVFVTQEEAHGVLHRQRRANSFLEELRPGSLERECKEEQCSFEEAREIFKDLERTKLFWISYSDGDQCASNPCQNGGSCKDQLQSYICFCLPSFEGRNCEKNKDDQLICVNENGGCEQYCSDHAGAKRSCWCHEGYSLLADGVSCMPTVEYPCGKIPILEKRNASKPQGRIVGGRVCPKGECPWQVLLLVNGAQLCGGTLINTIWVVSAAHCFDKIKSWRNLTAVLGEHDLSEHEGDEQSRRVAQVIIPSTYVLGATNHDIALLRLQQPVVLTDHVVPLCLPERTFSERTLAFVRFSLVSGWGQLLDRGATALELMALNVPRLMTQDCLQQSQKAEASPNITEYMFCAGYSDGSRDSCKGDSGGPHATRYRGTWYLTGIVSWGQGCAAVGHFGVYTRVSQYIEWLQKLMHSEPRPGVLLRAPFP, encoded by the exons ATGCGGAATGTCAACAGGCAGAGGCAGCGCTGCAGAGATTTCATCATGGTCTCTCGAGCCCTCGGGCTCCTCTGCCTTCTGCTTGGGCTTCAGGGCTGTCTGGCTGCAG CCACCTTCCTGCCCCAGGCGGGGTCGCTGAGGCCTCAGGAGGAGAAAACACAGGACCTGCTGTGGAAGCCAGGGCCTCACAGAG TCTTCGTAACCCAGGAGGAAGCCCATGGCGTCCTGCACAGGCAGCGGCGCGCCAACTCGTTCCTGGAGGAGCTGCGGCCGGGCTCCCTGGAGAGGGAGTGCAAGGAGGAGCAATGCTCCTTCGAGGAGGCCCGGGAGATCTTCAAGGACCTGGAGAGGACG AAGCTGTTCTGGATTTCTTACAGTG ATGGGGACCAGTGTGCCTCAAATCCGTGCCAGAATGGGGGCTCCTGCAAGGACCAGCTCCAGTCCTATATCTGcttctgcctcccttccttcGAGGGCCGGAACTGTGAGAAGA ACAAGGACGACCAGCTGATCTGCGTGAACGAGAACGGCGGCTGTGAGCAGTACTGCAGTGACCACGCGGGTGCCAAGCGCTCCTGTTGGTGCCACGAGGGGTACTCGCTGCTGGCAGACGGGGTGTCCTGCATGCCCACAG TTGAATATCCATGTGGAAAAATACCTATTCtggaaaaaagaaatgccagCAAACCCCAAGGCCGAATTGTCGGGGGCAGGGTGTGCCCCAAAGGGGAGTGTCCATGGCAG GTCCTGTTGTTGGTGAATGGAGCTCAGCTGTGTGGAGGGACCCTGATAAACACCATCTGGGTGGTCTCTGCGGCCCACTGTTTCGACAAAATCAAGAGCTGGAGGAACTTGACCGCGGTGCTGG GCGAGCACGACCTCAGCGAGCACGAAGGGGATGAGCAGAGCCGGCGGGTGGCGCAGGTCATCATCCCCAGCACGTATGTCCTGGGCGCCACCAACCACGACATCGCGCTGCTCCGCCTGCAGCAGCCCGTGGTCCTCACTGACCATGTGGTGCCCCTCTGCCTGCCCGAACGGACGTTCTCCGAGAGGACGCTGGCCTTCGTGCGCTTCTCGTTGGTCAGCGGCTGGGGTCAGCTGCTGGACCGTGGTGCCACAGCCCTGGAGCTCATGGCCCTCAACGTGCCCCGGCTGATGACCCAGGACTGCCTGCAGCAGTCACAGAAGGCAGAAGCCTCCCCGAATATCACGGAGTACATGTTCTGTGCCGGCTACTCGGACGGCAGCAGGGACTCCTGCAAGGGGGACAGTGGAGGCCCACACGCCACCCGCTACCGGGGCACGTGGTACCTGACAGGCATCGTCAGCTGGGGCCAGGGCTGCGCAGCCGTGGGCCACTTCGGGGTGTACACCAGGGTCTCCCAGTACATCGAGTGGCTGCAAAAGCTCATGCACTCAGAGCCACGCCCAGGCGTCCTCCTGCGAGCCCCATTTCCCTAG
- the F7 gene encoding coagulation factor VII isoform X2, giving the protein MRNVNRQRQRCRDFIMVSRALGLLCLLLGLQGCLAAATFLPQAGSLRPQEEKTQDLLWKPGPHRVFVTQEEAHGVLHRQRRANSFLEELRPGSLERECKEEQCSFEEAREIFKDLERTKLFWISYSDGDQCASNPCQNGGSCKDQLQSYICFCLPSFEGRNYKDDQLICVNENGGCEQYCSDHAGAKRSCWCHEGYSLLADGVSCMPTVEYPCGKIPILEKRNASKPQGRIVGGRVCPKGECPWQVLLLVNGAQLCGGTLINTIWVVSAAHCFDKIKSWRNLTAVLGEHDLSEHEGDEQSRRVAQVIIPSTYVLGATNHDIALLRLQQPVVLTDHVVPLCLPERTFSERTLAFVRFSLVSGWGQLLDRGATALELMALNVPRLMTQDCLQQSQKAEASPNITEYMFCAGYSDGSRDSCKGDSGGPHATRYRGTWYLTGIVSWGQGCAAVGHFGVYTRVSQYIEWLQKLMHSEPRPGVLLRAPFP; this is encoded by the exons ATGCGGAATGTCAACAGGCAGAGGCAGCGCTGCAGAGATTTCATCATGGTCTCTCGAGCCCTCGGGCTCCTCTGCCTTCTGCTTGGGCTTCAGGGCTGTCTGGCTGCAG CCACCTTCCTGCCCCAGGCGGGGTCGCTGAGGCCTCAGGAGGAGAAAACACAGGACCTGCTGTGGAAGCCAGGGCCTCACAGAG TCTTCGTAACCCAGGAGGAAGCCCATGGCGTCCTGCACAGGCAGCGGCGCGCCAACTCGTTCCTGGAGGAGCTGCGGCCGGGCTCCCTGGAGAGGGAGTGCAAGGAGGAGCAATGCTCCTTCGAGGAGGCCCGGGAGATCTTCAAGGACCTGGAGAGGACG AAGCTGTTCTGGATTTCTTACAGTG ATGGGGACCAGTGTGCCTCAAATCCGTGCCAGAATGGGGGCTCCTGCAAGGACCAGCTCCAGTCCTATATCTGcttctgcctcccttccttcGAGGGCCGGAACT ACAAGGACGACCAGCTGATCTGCGTGAACGAGAACGGCGGCTGTGAGCAGTACTGCAGTGACCACGCGGGTGCCAAGCGCTCCTGTTGGTGCCACGAGGGGTACTCGCTGCTGGCAGACGGGGTGTCCTGCATGCCCACAG TTGAATATCCATGTGGAAAAATACCTATTCtggaaaaaagaaatgccagCAAACCCCAAGGCCGAATTGTCGGGGGCAGGGTGTGCCCCAAAGGGGAGTGTCCATGGCAG GTCCTGTTGTTGGTGAATGGAGCTCAGCTGTGTGGAGGGACCCTGATAAACACCATCTGGGTGGTCTCTGCGGCCCACTGTTTCGACAAAATCAAGAGCTGGAGGAACTTGACCGCGGTGCTGG GCGAGCACGACCTCAGCGAGCACGAAGGGGATGAGCAGAGCCGGCGGGTGGCGCAGGTCATCATCCCCAGCACGTATGTCCTGGGCGCCACCAACCACGACATCGCGCTGCTCCGCCTGCAGCAGCCCGTGGTCCTCACTGACCATGTGGTGCCCCTCTGCCTGCCCGAACGGACGTTCTCCGAGAGGACGCTGGCCTTCGTGCGCTTCTCGTTGGTCAGCGGCTGGGGTCAGCTGCTGGACCGTGGTGCCACAGCCCTGGAGCTCATGGCCCTCAACGTGCCCCGGCTGATGACCCAGGACTGCCTGCAGCAGTCACAGAAGGCAGAAGCCTCCCCGAATATCACGGAGTACATGTTCTGTGCCGGCTACTCGGACGGCAGCAGGGACTCCTGCAAGGGGGACAGTGGAGGCCCACACGCCACCCGCTACCGGGGCACGTGGTACCTGACAGGCATCGTCAGCTGGGGCCAGGGCTGCGCAGCCGTGGGCCACTTCGGGGTGTACACCAGGGTCTCCCAGTACATCGAGTGGCTGCAAAAGCTCATGCACTCAGAGCCACGCCCAGGCGTCCTCCTGCGAGCCCCATTTCCCTAG
- the F7 gene encoding coagulation factor VII isoform X5 encodes MRNVNRQRQRCRDFIMVSRALGLLCLLLGLQGCLAAATFLPQAGSLRPQEEKTQDLLWKPGPHRVFVTQEEAHGVLHRQRRANSFLEELRPGSLERECKEEQCSFEEAREIFKDLERTKLFWISYSDKDDQLICVNENGGCEQYCSDHAGAKRSCWCHEGYSLLADGVSCMPTVEYPCGKIPILEKRNASKPQGRIVGGRVCPKGECPWQVLLLVNGAQLCGGTLINTIWVVSAAHCFDKIKSWRNLTAVLGEHDLSEHEGDEQSRRVAQVIIPSTYVLGATNHDIALLRLQQPVVLTDHVVPLCLPERTFSERTLAFVRFSLVSGWGQLLDRGATALELMALNVPRLMTQDCLQQSQKAEASPNITEYMFCAGYSDGSRDSCKGDSGGPHATRYRGTWYLTGIVSWGQGCAAVGHFGVYTRVSQYIEWLQKLMHSEPRPGVLLRAPFP; translated from the exons ATGCGGAATGTCAACAGGCAGAGGCAGCGCTGCAGAGATTTCATCATGGTCTCTCGAGCCCTCGGGCTCCTCTGCCTTCTGCTTGGGCTTCAGGGCTGTCTGGCTGCAG CCACCTTCCTGCCCCAGGCGGGGTCGCTGAGGCCTCAGGAGGAGAAAACACAGGACCTGCTGTGGAAGCCAGGGCCTCACAGAG TCTTCGTAACCCAGGAGGAAGCCCATGGCGTCCTGCACAGGCAGCGGCGCGCCAACTCGTTCCTGGAGGAGCTGCGGCCGGGCTCCCTGGAGAGGGAGTGCAAGGAGGAGCAATGCTCCTTCGAGGAGGCCCGGGAGATCTTCAAGGACCTGGAGAGGACG AAGCTGTTCTGGATTTCTTACAGTG ACAAGGACGACCAGCTGATCTGCGTGAACGAGAACGGCGGCTGTGAGCAGTACTGCAGTGACCACGCGGGTGCCAAGCGCTCCTGTTGGTGCCACGAGGGGTACTCGCTGCTGGCAGACGGGGTGTCCTGCATGCCCACAG TTGAATATCCATGTGGAAAAATACCTATTCtggaaaaaagaaatgccagCAAACCCCAAGGCCGAATTGTCGGGGGCAGGGTGTGCCCCAAAGGGGAGTGTCCATGGCAG GTCCTGTTGTTGGTGAATGGAGCTCAGCTGTGTGGAGGGACCCTGATAAACACCATCTGGGTGGTCTCTGCGGCCCACTGTTTCGACAAAATCAAGAGCTGGAGGAACTTGACCGCGGTGCTGG GCGAGCACGACCTCAGCGAGCACGAAGGGGATGAGCAGAGCCGGCGGGTGGCGCAGGTCATCATCCCCAGCACGTATGTCCTGGGCGCCACCAACCACGACATCGCGCTGCTCCGCCTGCAGCAGCCCGTGGTCCTCACTGACCATGTGGTGCCCCTCTGCCTGCCCGAACGGACGTTCTCCGAGAGGACGCTGGCCTTCGTGCGCTTCTCGTTGGTCAGCGGCTGGGGTCAGCTGCTGGACCGTGGTGCCACAGCCCTGGAGCTCATGGCCCTCAACGTGCCCCGGCTGATGACCCAGGACTGCCTGCAGCAGTCACAGAAGGCAGAAGCCTCCCCGAATATCACGGAGTACATGTTCTGTGCCGGCTACTCGGACGGCAGCAGGGACTCCTGCAAGGGGGACAGTGGAGGCCCACACGCCACCCGCTACCGGGGCACGTGGTACCTGACAGGCATCGTCAGCTGGGGCCAGGGCTGCGCAGCCGTGGGCCACTTCGGGGTGTACACCAGGGTCTCCCAGTACATCGAGTGGCTGCAAAAGCTCATGCACTCAGAGCCACGCCCAGGCGTCCTCCTGCGAGCCCCATTTCCCTAG
- the F7 gene encoding coagulation factor VII isoform X3, translating to MRNVNRQRQRCRDFIMVSRALGLLCLLLGLQGCLAAVFVTQEEAHGVLHRQRRANSFLEELRPGSLERECKEEQCSFEEAREIFKDLERTKLFWISYSDGDQCASNPCQNGGSCKDQLQSYICFCLPSFEGRNCEKNKDDQLICVNENGGCEQYCSDHAGAKRSCWCHEGYSLLADGVSCMPTVEYPCGKIPILEKRNASKPQGRIVGGRVCPKGECPWQVLLLVNGAQLCGGTLINTIWVVSAAHCFDKIKSWRNLTAVLGEHDLSEHEGDEQSRRVAQVIIPSTYVLGATNHDIALLRLQQPVVLTDHVVPLCLPERTFSERTLAFVRFSLVSGWGQLLDRGATALELMALNVPRLMTQDCLQQSQKAEASPNITEYMFCAGYSDGSRDSCKGDSGGPHATRYRGTWYLTGIVSWGQGCAAVGHFGVYTRVSQYIEWLQKLMHSEPRPGVLLRAPFP from the exons ATGCGGAATGTCAACAGGCAGAGGCAGCGCTGCAGAGATTTCATCATGGTCTCTCGAGCCCTCGGGCTCCTCTGCCTTCTGCTTGGGCTTCAGGGCTGTCTGGCTGCAG TCTTCGTAACCCAGGAGGAAGCCCATGGCGTCCTGCACAGGCAGCGGCGCGCCAACTCGTTCCTGGAGGAGCTGCGGCCGGGCTCCCTGGAGAGGGAGTGCAAGGAGGAGCAATGCTCCTTCGAGGAGGCCCGGGAGATCTTCAAGGACCTGGAGAGGACG AAGCTGTTCTGGATTTCTTACAGTG ATGGGGACCAGTGTGCCTCAAATCCGTGCCAGAATGGGGGCTCCTGCAAGGACCAGCTCCAGTCCTATATCTGcttctgcctcccttccttcGAGGGCCGGAACTGTGAGAAGA ACAAGGACGACCAGCTGATCTGCGTGAACGAGAACGGCGGCTGTGAGCAGTACTGCAGTGACCACGCGGGTGCCAAGCGCTCCTGTTGGTGCCACGAGGGGTACTCGCTGCTGGCAGACGGGGTGTCCTGCATGCCCACAG TTGAATATCCATGTGGAAAAATACCTATTCtggaaaaaagaaatgccagCAAACCCCAAGGCCGAATTGTCGGGGGCAGGGTGTGCCCCAAAGGGGAGTGTCCATGGCAG GTCCTGTTGTTGGTGAATGGAGCTCAGCTGTGTGGAGGGACCCTGATAAACACCATCTGGGTGGTCTCTGCGGCCCACTGTTTCGACAAAATCAAGAGCTGGAGGAACTTGACCGCGGTGCTGG GCGAGCACGACCTCAGCGAGCACGAAGGGGATGAGCAGAGCCGGCGGGTGGCGCAGGTCATCATCCCCAGCACGTATGTCCTGGGCGCCACCAACCACGACATCGCGCTGCTCCGCCTGCAGCAGCCCGTGGTCCTCACTGACCATGTGGTGCCCCTCTGCCTGCCCGAACGGACGTTCTCCGAGAGGACGCTGGCCTTCGTGCGCTTCTCGTTGGTCAGCGGCTGGGGTCAGCTGCTGGACCGTGGTGCCACAGCCCTGGAGCTCATGGCCCTCAACGTGCCCCGGCTGATGACCCAGGACTGCCTGCAGCAGTCACAGAAGGCAGAAGCCTCCCCGAATATCACGGAGTACATGTTCTGTGCCGGCTACTCGGACGGCAGCAGGGACTCCTGCAAGGGGGACAGTGGAGGCCCACACGCCACCCGCTACCGGGGCACGTGGTACCTGACAGGCATCGTCAGCTGGGGCCAGGGCTGCGCAGCCGTGGGCCACTTCGGGGTGTACACCAGGGTCTCCCAGTACATCGAGTGGCTGCAAAAGCTCATGCACTCAGAGCCACGCCCAGGCGTCCTCCTGCGAGCCCCATTTCCCTAG
- the F7 gene encoding coagulation factor VII isoform X4: MRNVNRQRQRCRDFIMVSRALGLLCLLLGLQGCLAAVFVTQEEAHGVLHRQRRANSFLEELRPGSLERECKEEQCSFEEAREIFKDLERTKLFWISYSDGDQCASNPCQNGGSCKDQLQSYICFCLPSFEGRNYKDDQLICVNENGGCEQYCSDHAGAKRSCWCHEGYSLLADGVSCMPTVEYPCGKIPILEKRNASKPQGRIVGGRVCPKGECPWQVLLLVNGAQLCGGTLINTIWVVSAAHCFDKIKSWRNLTAVLGEHDLSEHEGDEQSRRVAQVIIPSTYVLGATNHDIALLRLQQPVVLTDHVVPLCLPERTFSERTLAFVRFSLVSGWGQLLDRGATALELMALNVPRLMTQDCLQQSQKAEASPNITEYMFCAGYSDGSRDSCKGDSGGPHATRYRGTWYLTGIVSWGQGCAAVGHFGVYTRVSQYIEWLQKLMHSEPRPGVLLRAPFP; the protein is encoded by the exons ATGCGGAATGTCAACAGGCAGAGGCAGCGCTGCAGAGATTTCATCATGGTCTCTCGAGCCCTCGGGCTCCTCTGCCTTCTGCTTGGGCTTCAGGGCTGTCTGGCTGCAG TCTTCGTAACCCAGGAGGAAGCCCATGGCGTCCTGCACAGGCAGCGGCGCGCCAACTCGTTCCTGGAGGAGCTGCGGCCGGGCTCCCTGGAGAGGGAGTGCAAGGAGGAGCAATGCTCCTTCGAGGAGGCCCGGGAGATCTTCAAGGACCTGGAGAGGACG AAGCTGTTCTGGATTTCTTACAGTG ATGGGGACCAGTGTGCCTCAAATCCGTGCCAGAATGGGGGCTCCTGCAAGGACCAGCTCCAGTCCTATATCTGcttctgcctcccttccttcGAGGGCCGGAACT ACAAGGACGACCAGCTGATCTGCGTGAACGAGAACGGCGGCTGTGAGCAGTACTGCAGTGACCACGCGGGTGCCAAGCGCTCCTGTTGGTGCCACGAGGGGTACTCGCTGCTGGCAGACGGGGTGTCCTGCATGCCCACAG TTGAATATCCATGTGGAAAAATACCTATTCtggaaaaaagaaatgccagCAAACCCCAAGGCCGAATTGTCGGGGGCAGGGTGTGCCCCAAAGGGGAGTGTCCATGGCAG GTCCTGTTGTTGGTGAATGGAGCTCAGCTGTGTGGAGGGACCCTGATAAACACCATCTGGGTGGTCTCTGCGGCCCACTGTTTCGACAAAATCAAGAGCTGGAGGAACTTGACCGCGGTGCTGG GCGAGCACGACCTCAGCGAGCACGAAGGGGATGAGCAGAGCCGGCGGGTGGCGCAGGTCATCATCCCCAGCACGTATGTCCTGGGCGCCACCAACCACGACATCGCGCTGCTCCGCCTGCAGCAGCCCGTGGTCCTCACTGACCATGTGGTGCCCCTCTGCCTGCCCGAACGGACGTTCTCCGAGAGGACGCTGGCCTTCGTGCGCTTCTCGTTGGTCAGCGGCTGGGGTCAGCTGCTGGACCGTGGTGCCACAGCCCTGGAGCTCATGGCCCTCAACGTGCCCCGGCTGATGACCCAGGACTGCCTGCAGCAGTCACAGAAGGCAGAAGCCTCCCCGAATATCACGGAGTACATGTTCTGTGCCGGCTACTCGGACGGCAGCAGGGACTCCTGCAAGGGGGACAGTGGAGGCCCACACGCCACCCGCTACCGGGGCACGTGGTACCTGACAGGCATCGTCAGCTGGGGCCAGGGCTGCGCAGCCGTGGGCCACTTCGGGGTGTACACCAGGGTCTCCCAGTACATCGAGTGGCTGCAAAAGCTCATGCACTCAGAGCCACGCCCAGGCGTCCTCCTGCGAGCCCCATTTCCCTAG
- the F10 gene encoding coagulation factor X produces the protein MGRPLHLVLLSAFLASLLLPGESLFIRREQANNVLTRVRRSNSFLEEMKKGNLERECMEETCSYEEAREVFEDSDKTNEFWNKYKDGDQCETSPCQNEGKCRDGLGEYTCTCLEGFEGKNCELFTRKLCSLDNGECDQFCHEEQNSVVCSCARGYTLADNGKACIPTGPYPCGKQTLERRKRSAAQATNSSGEAPDNIIWKPDDAADLDATENPFDLLDFNQTQPERGDNNLIRIVGGRECENGECPWQALLINEENEGFCGGTILSEFYILTAAHCLYQAKRFKVRVGDRDMEQEEGGEAVHEVEVIIKHNRFTKETYDFDIAVLRLKSPITFRMNVAPACLPERDWAESTLMTQKTGIVSGFGRTHEKGRQSTRLKMLEVPYVDRNSCKLSSSFIITQNMFCAGYHAKQEDACQGDSGGPHVTRFKDTYFVTGIVSWGEGCARKGKYGIYTKVTAFLKWIDRSMKTRGLPKAESRAPEASTSSPLK, from the exons ATGGGGCGCCCACTGCACCTCGTCCTGCTCAGTGCCTTCTTGGCCAGCCTCCTGCTGCCCGGGGAAAGTC TGTTCATCCGCAGGGAGCAGGCCAACAACGTCCTGACGAGGGTCAGGAGGTCCAATTCCTTTCTTgaagagatgaagaaaggaaACCTTGAAAGAGAGTGCATGGAAGAGACCTGCTCATACGAAGAGGCCCGCGAGGTCTTCGAGGACAGCGACAAGACG AATGAATTCTGGAATAAATACAAAG ATGGCGACCAGTGTGAGACCAGTCCTTGCCAGAACGAGGGCAAATGTAGAGACGGCCTTGGGGAATACACCTGCACCTGTTTAGAAGGATTCGAAGGCAAAAACTGTGAATTGT TCACACGGAAGCTctgcagcctggacaacggaGAGTGTGACCAGTTCTGCCACGAGGAGCAGAACTCGGTGGTGTGCTCCTGCGCCAGGGGGTACACCCTGGCCGACAACGGCAAGGCCTGCATTCCCACAG GACCCTACCCCTGTGGGAAACAGACCCTGGAACGCAGGAAGAGGTCAGCGGCCCAGGCCACCAACAGCAGCGGGGAAGCCCCCGACAACATCATATGGAAGCCGGATGACGCAGCCGACCTGGACGCCACCGAGAACCCCTTTGACCTGCTTGACTTCAACCAGACGCAGCCCGAGAGGGGCGACAACAACCTCATCAGGATCGTGGGCGGCCGGGAATGCGAGAACGGGGAGTGTCCCTGGCAG GCCCTGCTCATCAACGAGGAAAACGAGGGGTTCTGTGGTGGCACCATTCTGAGCGAGTTCTACATCCTCACTGCAGCCCACTGTCTCTACCAAGCCAAGAGATTCAAGGTGAGGGTAG GGGACCGGGACATGGAGCAGGAGGAGGGCGGCGAGGCGGTGCACGAGGTGGAGGTGATCATCAAGCACAACCGGTTCACAAAGGAGACCTATGACTTCGACATCGCCGTGCTCCGGCTCAAGAGCCCCATCACCTTCCGCATGAACGTGGCACCCGCCTGCCTCCCCGAGCGCGACTGGGCCGAGTCCACGCTGATGACGCAGAAGACGGGGATTGTGAGCGGCTTCGGGCGCACCCACGAGAAGGGCCGGCAGTCCACCAGGCTCAAGATGCTGGAGGTGCCCTACGTGGACCGCAACAGCTGCAAGCTCTCCAGCAGCTTCATCATCACCCAGAACATGTTCTGTGCCGGCTACCACGCCAAGCAGGAGGACGCCTGCCAGGGGGACAGTGGGGGCCCCCACGTCACCCGCTTCAAGGACACCTACTTCGTGACAGGCATCGTCAGCTGGGGAGAGGGCTGCGCCCGGAAGGG